In Cicer arietinum cultivar CDC Frontier isolate Library 1 chromosome 7, Cicar.CDCFrontier_v2.0, whole genome shotgun sequence, the genomic window NNNNNNNNNNNNNNNNNNNNNNNNNNNNNNNNNNNNNNNNNNNNNNNNNNNNNNNNNNaaattaattatttgaaatgaaaggtgctttttagctttttatggcactttttttaaaaagcgctgtcttttatcattgtacccaaaattatttttgatccaaaatcacttcacaatcagtagaacagaacatattatagacaatcagttcacacaatcaatagaacataaatcagaactctgtaacttttttaacatatatgtaactctgtaatttacaacctaagtaactacattcagatacatatatacaacctaatttacaacctaattacctacattcagatacgtatatatatataacctaatttacaacctaaactacattcagatccatatgcatgttcatatattgtgtcctatgatcatttacatataataactaacagaatatacattatatgcactagctaccatataatattcagatcccttgcccagcagcaagctatttcccagaaaatcaaataattttcatgtcaagcacgtactgacaccattcttcctttaattccatcagatcttcctcagaatatgatggactggaattggcaaagtactgcaatataaaaattgaacatattatattaagttagtatcaaatatatagataatttatatatgaaaatcatataatgcaaataccgtaccgtttctgggataatagttttattcttctcaacaatctccttcatgaatctcaatatgtagtacccacagtcgatgttatttgtttgacgagggcactttattgagatccatgtaatgttattcgacttctgcttcgacactttagcacctctttgagctcgataaacttttaaggcactatcgaatgaataaatgtgattattagagcatgaatatttatatatatatatatatataaatatttatgctctaataatcacatttattcattcgatagtgccttaaaagtttatcgagctcaaagaggtgctaaagtgtcgaagcagaagtctaataacattacatggatctcaataaagtgccctcgtcaaacaaataacatcgactgtgggtactacgtattgagattcatgaaggagattgttgagaagaataaaactattatcccagaaacggtacggtatttgcattatatgattttcatatataaattatctatatatttgatactaacttaatataatatgttcaatttttatattgcagtactttgacaattccagtccatcatattctaaggaagatctgatggaattaaaggaagactggtgtcagtatgtgcttgacatgcaaattatttgattttctgggaaatcgcttgctgctgggcaagggatctgaatattatatgatagctagtgcatataatgtatattctgttagttattatatgtaaatgatcataggacacaatatatgcatataatggatctgttagttattatataatggatctgaatgtaggtaattaggttgtaaattaggttgtatatatgttatatatgtatctgaaggttgtaaattaggttgtatatatgtatctgaatgtagttaattaggttgtaaattacagagttacatatatgttaataaagttacagagttctgatttttgttctactgattgtgtgaactgcttatggtatttgaatatgttttgttgttgtgtgcactgattgtgaagtgattttggatcaaaataattttggatcaaaataattttggatacaaagataaaagacaacactttttaaaaaaaatgccataaaaagctaaaaagcgcttttcatttcaaataattaatttacagcgtttaaaaaaaaaaaacacacacacacacacattttacagcgctttttttaaaaagcgctgtaaaatgttgttgtaaagcgctttaatggtgcacattttacagcgctttcgtgagaaagcgctgtaaaatgtacaacaaaagcgctgtaaaatgcacacccatatatgaaattatggatgggcattttacagccctttctcaagaaagcgctgtaaaatgcagacctataatatgaaaattatgggtgtgcattttacagcgcttgtgttaaaaagcgctctaaaagcagacccatgactcatataatggggtgcatatgacagcgcttttttgaagaagcgctgtaaaatgtgcataacaagcgcgcgttatatttacatgttttatagcgcttttttaaaagtgatgttgtatcatttacagcgctcgattccacagcgcttatttttttgaaaaagcgatgtaaatggcttaaaaaaagcgctgtaaaatgcgttttttcgtGTAGTGGGTTGTGGTTGTCCAATTGAGGTGATCTAGGATACGTTGAAAAGTTGCGAAGCAAAGCTACAACTTTTATGTTGGAGGCAAAGTATGTTTTGAATGTCTTGATGATCAAAAAGGATGATTAAAGAAACTGATGATTTGAATATGGGATTTGGATCATTTATCATGTGATTAGTTATTATTGGattattaaaaatcattagAGCCCACTTTGatacaaattgattttgggttAAGCTCCTTAGATTAATTTaggttattataaataattatatgagAGGCTTTGGATATAATTTGTCATATTTTGCAAACTCTAGAATTGTGTTTTGTGCTCTAATCCTCCATGGAACGTTAAAagtatttatcaatttattggTTAAGGATACTTTGTTAGATTCTTTAGGTTTGATTCTTAATGCAGTTTCATTTTATGcttttatatcttttatgttaatttCTCATCTCTACACAACCTTTGTGTATGGACTCGATTTATGTTCTGATGCTTAATCATGTCGATTTCAATTTATACCTTTGATTGAGATTATTTGAAATAGATTGAATGTTTGTTTTGGTTAGTTCAAGTAGGAATTGATAGAATATGAAACTCTTAGTTATTAGTTTGGTTGAATTTGGTTATGTGACGCTTGTTTACTACCATCATTAATCAAAAATTGTGATGCTTGATCCAGTGGGAATTcgaataaattaaatgatatttgttTGATTAGTTTTATGACTAAACAAGAATTAATAGAAACATAGAGCAGATGTTTATTTATAACATGTGATAGAATCCCGACAAAGAATTCTTGAAATCAATTGATTGAATGTTTCGATTAATTGATAATTCTCTATAGTAACTCAAATAGTTTTCAAACTAAAAacctctttttatttatttcgttgcaaattattaattttgattattgttatatttaagAATTTCGTAAAACCACTAAAGTTTAATTATCTTATCGACTACATTACCctttttaacatattttgaCTACGTACGACTTCAAATCAATCATAATAGTATACATGTGAAAGACTTATTTGAGACCTCACGTCAAAATCCACcataaatttttgaaagaaaataaataaataaagagaaaataatttaaatacataccGTTGGTTCACTCATACCTTTAAACCAACTTTTCACTTAACAAATTCATTTTCCCATATTGGTTGCACCACTCATTTatcaacatttaaaaaaaaaaaaaatattagattggAGAAAACGTAACATGTAAAACAAAACTCGTACATATGAATCAAGAATAAATAGAAATTGAATTGTAGATAGATGCACAGTTACATTATAATTGTGGAAAAAGGAGACTTTCTGAATCAATTTCACTCTTGCTCTTGTTTAGCATACAATATATCAACAGCTTGCTGAAGAAAAGTTTTTTCATCAAATGCCAAACATTCTTATCACGACGAAAGGCTAAAAAGAGAGAACAAATAGAAACTTTCAAATGATTTTATCGTAGTTGGAATGAACAGAAAAAAggaacaaattaaataattcagatctagaagaaaaatatgTTACCTCAAAGACAAGAAAAACTTGTAGAAAAGGCCTCGTGTTCTCTATCTTTGTGGCGGAAACTGGACTGTTTGTCTCACAAATCAAAATTTGACACGTGGAGGattttgaaataatgtttgagaAGGAAAAATTGATTTGGTctgaaagatttaatttttcaGCACGCATGCTTTGACGTAAAATACCTTTGAAAGCGTTTACATCGTTACCTCCTGAAAATTAACCAAATTAACAATATGTAGATTTAGAACAGTTAGATTGAGAACTTCGTAAATGAAACTAATACAATcaatgagaaaaagaaaaaaaaaatgtactaatggtataaatcaattttaattatcaGCTAATAATAACTATTGATTTTATTATCTTATTACATAATTGTAACTTTCATCAATTAATAATCATACATTTAACAACTCATGTTAGGTGTTAGGATTAAACTGATTATCCATATCAATTAAACtctaactcaattttttttttttttagaaattataaaattatgttttttcttttaataaactaTATAAGTTTATCTTTAGTTTCGCGTTAAGAGCTGCTATAATTTATTctagaaatataaaattgatgttGATATTTATAATTGCTCTTGAGTATAACTGATTTTGTTTGAAGGACtctaacttaaaattaaaagttgtaGTTTTTAAGTCTAAATATggtatttttaacttatttttaataaaataaatttttatcaccGCTAAGCTATAAGTtgtgttttgaaattttgtttgtaCTTTTTATTACCACTCCTAAAAGccgatgaagaaaaaaaactaatgtatataaactatagttaaaaagaaagaaaaaaatggagTAAACCCCCAAAATTGCTTCTGACTCTATAGGCACTTTCAATTTAGTTTATGAgattatcaatattttaacaataatGCTACCAACACCCTCCAAATTGCTATTTACACCCctcaaaatgaagaaaaaaatcaaaatgctCAAAATGCCTCTGTCATCAATATTACACATTTATTATCCCATAACTCACATTTATCAATTTTCATCACACCTCATAACTCACATACAAAAATCATCATACCTGACTAACCAATactcaaaatcattaaaaagtTACATCACTCACTCATAACCTACAACACATCAGTTTGATCATCACATTGTAGTTAAAACTACATAAAAGGGTATGTTTGTTGCTCTGTATTTTGGTTcgtattttttttgtaaatctggggattttacgtgaactcagttcacgtacgttttggagttacgtgaacttagttcacgtatgttttaaaaaaattaaaaatctcagACTCTACGCAATCTGAATTCACGTACCCCTACGTGAACTCATATTGTGTAGTCAATGGAGTTTGAAACTTTAATCCTCATATGGTACGCAATCTGAATTCACGTACACCTACGTGAACTAAGATTGCGTAATCGTTGAATGTTGAATAATAAGCCATGTACGTGATATGAAATTGCGTACTCAACAgaagtttgaaaaataagttaTGTACGTGAACTGTAATTCACGTaagtttacgtgaactcagttcacataCGTTTACTAGATCTCAGATCacgtaaacgtacgtgaactcagttcacataAACTTACGTGAATTGTAGTTCACGtacatgttattaaaaaaattgaaaatttagtttTCCTTTGTTCTGGATATAGATAAATGAACCAAGGGGAAGACAATTAGTGATGAAATGTATGAAGGTTTGGAACCTGATTTTGAGGATATGAATGACTGTTTGGAACGTGATTTCGATgaaatgtatgatgattttGATGCAATGAATGACGCTATGAACAAGGGAGGTGAAGATGTTATGGTTGATTTGACTGATGTATTTAGCATCGGCATGATGTTTGATACGCGAGATGATTTATTAAAATGGGCTAGAAATGTTGGAAGGGAAAATGGAGTTGTCGTTGTTATTTTTAGATCTGAAAATGCGACAGCACGACcaagaacaaagacaaaattaattcttggttgtgaaagaagCGGTAAATATAGACCTTGGAAGAATCCTAAACCGACGAGGAGTACTTGGAGTAGAGAATGTGAATGTCCTTTTAGATTGATAGGTACACCATCAAATGTTGGTGATGGATGGTATCTGCATGTAATATGCGGTGTCCATAACCATGAATTGGCCAAAAAACTGACTGGTCATGCTTTCATAGGCCGATTGTCTCAAGAAGAGAAAGTTGTACTTGGCGATATGACGAAAAATATGATCAAACCAAGAAACATATTGATGACAATAAAGGATCATAATGTTACAAGTTTGACAAcaataaaacaagtttacaatGCACGTCAAGCATATCATTCATCActtagaggtaatagaacaaAAATGCAACATCTTTTGACATTGATGGAACGCGACAAATATGTCTATCGATATAGGAAGGTAGAGGGTTCAAATGAGTTGAGGGATATCTTTTGGACTCATCCAGACGCTATCagtcttgtaaataattttcacataatattgattttggatAGCACATACAAGACATGTAGGTATCGgatgccattacttgaaattattggtgttacatctacagaaatgacattttgtgTGGGATTTGCGTATCTACAGTCTGAGCGTGTTGATAATTTTACATGGGCACCACAAATGTTGAAAGAACAGATTACAGGTGGTGAAGTTGAAGTAATTGTtactgatagagatcttgcttTGATGAACGCAATTGAATGTGTTTTTCCAAAGGCGGTCAATTTATTATGCTTGTTTCATGTATGCAAAAATGTGAAAGCGAAGTGCAAGATGACTGTTTTTCCAAAAAAGAAGCAGGTGCAAATAATGGAGGCATGGGAGGCTCTTGTTTACAGTTATGATGAGACTCAATACTACATGAATTTGGCTAACTTTGAAGGAATTTGTAGTAGCTCTTCTATCTTTAATGATTATGTACATGACCAGTGGTTAATTCCTcacaaggaaagatttgttgaggcGTGGACAAATAGAGTTATGCATTTTGGGAACACTACAACACAAAGGGTTGAGTCGGCGCACTGGAGTTTGAAACAGATATTACAAGATAGCATTGGTGATATATGCAGTGTTTGGGAAACCATCAATAGCATGATTGCATTACAACACAGTGAGATAATATCATTATTTGAAAAGAGCATAATTC contains:
- the LOC101505492 gene encoding PKS-NRPS hybrid synthetase cheA-like, whose product is MYEGLEPDFEDMNDCLERDFDEMYDDFDAMNDAMNKGGEDVMVDLTDVFSIGMMFDTRDDLLKWARNVGRENGVVVVIFRSENATARPRTKTKLILGCERSGKYRPWKNPKPTRSTWSRECECPFRLIGTPSNVGDGWYLHVICGVHNHELAKKLTGHAFIGRLSQEEKVVLGDMTKNMIKPRNILMTIKDHNVTSLTTIKQVYNARQAYHSSLRGNRTKMQHLLTLMERDKYVYRYRKVEGSNELRDIFWTHPDAISLSERVDNFTWAPQMLKEQITGGEVEVIVTDRDLALMNAIECVFPKAVNLLCLFHVCKNVKAKCKMTVFPKKKQVQIMEAWEALVYSYDETQYYMNLANFEGICSSSSIFNDYVHDQWLIPHKERFVEAWTNRVMHFGNTTTQRVESAHWSLKQILQDSIGDICSVWETINSMIALQHSEIISLFEKSIIQKVYQHSNRLYANLSGVVSKNAIDHITAEFDRRKYVGIDKSECRCTIRRTHGLP